In Myxococcales bacterium, a single window of DNA contains:
- a CDS encoding CoA activase: MSEVRSLAIGMDVGSTTVKAVVVDPKSNEILWSDYQRHNTKQPEFVLSMLEQILASFPENAKRPGSFRMFLTGSGAGPLCTPTGGKFVQEVNAVTLAVEHKHPDVGSVIELGGQDAKIIMFKEAAAAAPKEGDDGETEIKAGQKTAIASMNDKCASGTGATIDKCFLKVNAPPELVTTLRFDASKLHHVAAKCGVFAETDIVNLVKSGIPANEILCSLADAIVLQNLSVLTRGSTLRHRVLLLGGPNTYLPFLVDCWRLRIPQTWDERGYAYPKDVPIEELVFVPENAQYYAAFGAVMFGMHEEASVGVLDTTLDGLRQYMTNGRKARLGESAGPPLSKNEGELDAFRELYKIPKFEPTRFEKGETVRGVIGLDGGSTSSKAVLVDYASGKIIQKAYMLSEGNPIVDAKRLLTQLRDYVETDQGAKLEVMGFGATGYAADVLQECVQSDVNIVETVAHMMSAVHFFGDVDVICDIGGQDIKVLFMKNGDIANFRLSNSCSAGNGMLLQATAAQFGVGVTEFADTAFKAELAPKFSYGCAVFLDTDRVNFQKEGFSKEEMLAGLAQVLPKNVWQYVVQIPRMAALGTKFVLQGGTQYNLAAVKAQVDYIKERVPNAEVFVHPHTGEAGAIGAAMETLRVVKRKGSSTYIGLQATLDLEYTTKNDEETVCHFCPNECKRTFIDTKRPDGSTSRYIAGFSCEKGTVESKEAMLNLVEERKQVAKQYPNMVAYEANKAFAHFFKFEPMPARGTPVKTVEVRKGLFGIRRVEVFRAFERSSDEAWQKRKSVRVGIPRVLNLYSTGPFFRTYFEAVGLPKTNVVFSDETTEELWVEGGKYGSIDPCYPSKVAQAHIHNLLFHQHEPPKRALKYIFFPCLTHVSSFVADTMDNASCPIVAGAPNVMKAAFTKEVDFFATRGIEYIDTALSFEEPALLARRMFEVWGPRLGITEDENDHACKEAWRALRAFDQDVEDKGRAILETVEHENRIAILLLGRPYHSDPGLNHGIPDEFQLLGYPILSIRSIPKSREYLDRFYQEELQKGLIKTPLELNHVWPENYSVNSAQKVWAAAFAAHHPNVVVLDLSSFKCGHDAPTYGLVDSIIEKSKTPYAALHDIDANKPGGSIKIRVKTYAHALKLHQERLEDVANRKSQLAHSIDQKRLELLVAKDAQLAARKQQDPVLLREIAELGERVAAYAPPQKAQLASEAPASGMVRLGKKTAEGIVRIDAPRAQRTAHTSGHAGSHAENVIAEVGAAE, encoded by the coding sequence ATGTCCGAGGTTCGCTCGCTCGCCATCGGCATGGACGTCGGCTCTACGACCGTGAAGGCTGTCGTCGTCGACCCGAAGTCGAACGAGATTCTCTGGAGCGACTACCAGCGGCACAACACCAAGCAGCCCGAGTTCGTCCTCTCGATGCTCGAGCAGATCCTCGCGTCGTTCCCCGAGAACGCGAAGCGTCCGGGCTCCTTCCGCATGTTCCTCACGGGCTCCGGCGCCGGCCCGCTCTGCACTCCGACCGGTGGCAAGTTCGTTCAGGAGGTCAACGCCGTCACGCTCGCCGTGGAGCACAAGCATCCCGACGTGGGCTCGGTCATCGAGCTCGGCGGGCAAGACGCGAAGATCATCATGTTCAAGGAGGCCGCCGCGGCCGCGCCCAAAGAAGGCGACGACGGCGAGACGGAGATCAAGGCTGGCCAGAAGACTGCCATTGCGTCGATGAACGACAAGTGCGCGTCGGGCACCGGCGCCACCATCGACAAATGCTTTCTCAAGGTCAACGCGCCGCCGGAGCTCGTGACAACGCTCCGCTTCGACGCGTCGAAGCTGCATCACGTCGCGGCGAAGTGCGGCGTCTTCGCCGAGACCGACATCGTCAACCTCGTGAAGAGCGGCATCCCGGCGAACGAGATCCTCTGCTCGCTCGCCGACGCGATCGTCCTCCAGAACCTCAGCGTCCTCACGCGAGGCAGCACGCTCCGCCACCGCGTGCTCTTGCTCGGCGGCCCCAACACGTACCTCCCGTTCCTCGTCGACTGCTGGCGCCTTCGCATCCCGCAGACCTGGGACGAGCGCGGCTACGCTTACCCGAAAGACGTCCCCATCGAGGAGCTCGTCTTCGTCCCCGAGAACGCCCAGTACTACGCGGCCTTCGGCGCCGTCATGTTCGGCATGCACGAAGAGGCCTCCGTCGGCGTCCTCGACACAACCCTCGACGGCCTGCGCCAATACATGACCAATGGCCGCAAGGCGCGCCTCGGTGAGTCGGCGGGCCCGCCGCTCTCCAAGAACGAAGGCGAGCTCGACGCCTTCCGTGAGCTCTACAAGATTCCCAAGTTCGAACCGACGCGCTTCGAGAAGGGCGAGACCGTGCGCGGCGTCATCGGCCTCGACGGCGGCAGCACGTCGAGCAAGGCCGTGCTCGTCGACTACGCGAGCGGGAAGATCATCCAGAAGGCGTACATGCTCTCCGAGGGCAACCCCATCGTGGACGCGAAGCGCCTGCTCACGCAGCTCCGCGACTACGTCGAGACCGATCAGGGCGCGAAGCTTGAGGTCATGGGCTTTGGCGCCACCGGCTACGCGGCCGACGTGCTCCAAGAGTGTGTGCAGAGTGACGTGAACATCGTCGAGACCGTGGCTCACATGATGAGCGCGGTGCACTTCTTCGGCGACGTCGACGTCATCTGCGACATCGGCGGCCAGGACATCAAGGTCCTGTTCATGAAGAACGGCGACATCGCCAACTTCCGCCTCTCCAACAGCTGCTCCGCTGGCAACGGCATGCTCCTTCAAGCGACGGCGGCGCAGTTCGGCGTCGGAGTGACGGAGTTCGCCGATACGGCCTTCAAGGCCGAGCTGGCGCCGAAGTTCTCCTACGGCTGCGCCGTCTTCCTCGACACCGACCGCGTCAACTTCCAGAAGGAGGGCTTCTCCAAGGAAGAGATGCTCGCGGGCCTCGCGCAGGTGCTCCCAAAGAACGTCTGGCAATACGTCGTTCAGATCCCGCGCATGGCGGCCCTCGGCACCAAGTTCGTGCTGCAAGGCGGCACGCAATACAACCTCGCCGCCGTTAAGGCGCAGGTCGACTACATCAAGGAGCGCGTGCCCAACGCCGAGGTCTTCGTGCACCCGCACACCGGCGAAGCTGGCGCCATTGGCGCGGCGATGGAGACGTTGCGTGTGGTCAAGCGCAAGGGAAGCTCCACGTACATCGGCCTCCAGGCGACGCTCGACCTCGAATACACGACGAAGAACGACGAGGAGACCGTCTGTCACTTCTGCCCCAACGAGTGCAAGCGCACGTTCATCGACACCAAGCGCCCCGACGGCTCGACGAGCCGCTACATCGCGGGCTTCTCCTGCGAGAAGGGCACCGTCGAGTCGAAGGAGGCGATGCTCAACCTCGTGGAGGAGCGCAAGCAGGTCGCCAAGCAGTACCCGAACATGGTGGCCTACGAGGCCAACAAGGCCTTCGCGCACTTCTTCAAGTTCGAGCCGATGCCGGCGCGCGGCACGCCGGTCAAGACCGTCGAAGTGCGCAAAGGGCTCTTCGGCATCCGGCGCGTTGAGGTTTTTCGCGCCTTCGAGCGCTCGAGCGACGAGGCCTGGCAGAAGCGCAAGAGCGTCCGCGTGGGCATCCCGCGCGTCTTGAACCTCTACTCGACGGGGCCGTTCTTCCGGACGTACTTCGAGGCCGTCGGCCTCCCGAAGACGAACGTCGTGTTCTCCGACGAGACCACTGAAGAGCTGTGGGTCGAGGGCGGGAAATACGGCTCCATCGATCCTTGCTACCCGTCAAAGGTCGCGCAGGCGCACATCCACAACCTGCTCTTCCACCAACACGAGCCGCCGAAGCGCGCCCTCAAGTACATCTTCTTCCCGTGCCTCACCCACGTCTCGTCGTTCGTCGCCGATACGATGGACAACGCCTCGTGCCCCATCGTGGCGGGCGCGCCGAACGTCATGAAGGCGGCCTTCACGAAGGAGGTCGACTTCTTCGCCACGCGCGGCATCGAATACATCGACACGGCGCTGTCGTTCGAGGAGCCGGCGCTCCTGGCGCGGCGCATGTTCGAGGTCTGGGGCCCGCGCCTAGGAATCACGGAAGACGAGAACGATCACGCCTGCAAGGAAGCTTGGCGCGCCCTCCGCGCCTTTGACCAAGATGTCGAGGACAAGGGCCGCGCGATCCTCGAGACGGTGGAGCACGAGAATCGCATCGCGATCCTGCTCCTCGGCCGGCCGTACCACTCGGATCCGGGCCTCAACCATGGCATCCCGGACGAGTTTCAACTCCTGGGGTACCCGATCTTGAGCATCCGCTCGATCCCCAAGAGCCGCGAATACCTCGACCGCTTCTACCAAGAGGAGCTTCAGAAGGGCCTCATCAAGACGCCCCTCGAGCTCAACCACGTGTGGCCCGAGAACTACTCGGTCAACAGCGCGCAGAAGGTGTGGGCCGCGGCCTTCGCGGCGCACCACCCGAACGTCGTGGTGCTCGACCTCTCGTCGTTCAAGTGTGGTCACGACGCGCCGACCTACGGCCTCGTCGACTCGATCATCGAGAAGAGCAAGACGCCTTACGCGGCGCTCCACGACATCGACGCCAACAAGCCGGGCGGCTCCATCAAGATTCGCGTGAAGACCTACGCCCACGCCCTCAAGCTCCACCAGGAGCGCCTCGAGGACGTCGCGAATCGCAAGTCGCAGCTCGCCCACTCGATTGACCAGAAGCGCCTCGAGCTCTTGGTCGCGAAGGACGCGCAGCTTGCCGCGCGCAAGCAGCAAGACCCCGTGTTGCTCCGCGAGATCGCCGAGCTCGGCGAGCGCGTCGCGGCTTATGCGCCCCCGCAGAAGGCGCAGCTGGCGAGCGAAGCGCCCGCGAGCGGCATGGTCCGCCTCGGGAAGAAGACCGCCGAAGGCATCGTTCGCATCGACGCACCACGGGCCCAGCGAACGGCCCACACCAGCGGTCACGCCGGCAGTCATGCAGAAAACGTCATCGCCGAAGTTGGCGCAGCGGAGTGA